In Acinetobacter sp. C32I, one genomic interval encodes:
- a CDS encoding TSUP family transporter, translating to MIDQTALFTLGLFAFCGGLIDAAVGGGGLVQIPALLHALPQHNIATVFGTNKLAVWAGTTASFFRYVHKITFVWKLLIPTMLAAFICAFAGAMTTAHVPKQLMSYVVFCLLILMAIYTFLKKDLGARSSYVKCGHKEISLGILFGGLVGFYDGIFGPGSGSFLLFLFVKVFGFDFLNASASAKIVNIGTFSSALLFFIPTGHVLWQIGLIVALCNVLGSFAGVFLALRYGSQFIRWFFLILLVFLILRMGFSLF from the coding sequence ATGATTGATCAAACCGCCCTATTTACTTTAGGACTCTTTGCCTTCTGTGGTGGTCTAATCGATGCCGCAGTAGGTGGCGGCGGTTTAGTCCAAATTCCAGCACTGTTACATGCCTTGCCTCAGCACAATATTGCAACCGTTTTTGGCACCAATAAATTAGCGGTTTGGGCTGGAACCACTGCCTCATTTTTTAGATATGTTCATAAAATTACTTTTGTCTGGAAGCTTCTGATTCCCACCATGCTTGCAGCATTTATATGTGCATTTGCGGGCGCAATGACAACAGCCCATGTTCCAAAGCAGCTCATGAGCTATGTTGTTTTCTGTTTACTCATCTTGATGGCCATCTATACTTTTTTAAAGAAAGACCTAGGTGCGCGCAGTAGCTATGTGAAATGCGGACATAAAGAAATTTCTCTGGGCATCCTTTTTGGCGGGTTGGTTGGCTTCTATGATGGTATTTTTGGACCAGGCAGCGGCAGCTTCTTGCTTTTTCTGTTTGTAAAGGTTTTTGGTTTTGATTTTCTCAATGCCTCGGCATCGGCCAAAATCGTGAATATTGGCACCTTTAGTTCAGCACTTTTATTTTTTATTCCCACAGGTCATGTACTCTGGCAAATCGGTTTAATCGTTGCCTTGTGCAATGTGCTGGGTTCCTTCGCGGGTGTTTTTCTGGCATTGCGTTATGGTAGCCAATTTATCCGATGGTTTTTTCTGATCCTTTTAGTTTTTCTCATTTTAAGAATGGGATTTTCTCTCTTTTAA
- a CDS encoding TorF family putative porin: MMKFACKAAVLGMLTTASTLSLAEETKLPFPGTITGNVNVVSSYNLRGMTNSPESDTPAVQGGLDYTHDSGFYLGYWFSTLTAAYADFNTSPTDVKEEKKSFENDFYAGYKGKITEDLGYQIGGTVYYYYPGWESTGYETILGLSYKDFSITAQTLLNNVTFGNKGDTYFLATYAPKLAGGFTAKAQVAAYYYGDDDEYLAYQAKAGDVTKTDFAFRHATLGLSHPLGNTGATWSLDYIFGGYTRDETKQKNKVVLALGYAF; this comes from the coding sequence ATGATGAAATTTGCATGCAAGGCTGCGGTACTTGGAATGCTGACCACAGCATCAACATTAAGCTTGGCTGAGGAAACAAAACTGCCATTTCCAGGAACGATCACAGGTAATGTGAATGTGGTATCGAGCTACAATTTACGTGGGATGACCAACTCACCAGAAAGTGATACACCAGCAGTGCAAGGGGGGCTGGATTATACACATGACAGTGGTTTTTATTTGGGTTATTGGTTTTCGACTTTAACCGCTGCCTATGCTGATTTTAATACTTCGCCTACTGATGTGAAAGAAGAGAAAAAATCCTTCGAAAACGATTTTTACGCGGGCTATAAAGGCAAAATTACCGAGGATCTTGGTTATCAAATCGGCGGAACGGTTTATTACTATTATCCAGGTTGGGAATCGACAGGTTATGAAACCATCTTGGGGCTAAGCTATAAAGATTTCAGCATTACTGCACAGACTTTATTAAACAACGTGACCTTCGGAAACAAGGGAGATACCTATTTCTTGGCTACCTATGCGCCAAAACTGGCAGGAGGCTTTACTGCTAAAGCGCAAGTTGCAGCCTATTATTATGGCGATGACGATGAATATCTGGCTTACCAAGCCAAAGCTGGCGATGTAACCAAAACGGATTTTGCCTTCCGTCATGCAACGCTCGGTTTATCGCACCCATTGGGCAATACTGGCGCAACGTGGAGTCTGGATTATATTTTTGGTGGCTATACTCGTGATGAAACCAAACAAAAGAATAAAGTGGTCTTGGCTTTAGGTTATGCATTCTAA
- a CDS encoding YifB family Mg chelatase-like AAA ATPase has product MSFAKIYTRGLLGLHAPQIEVEVHISSGLPSLTIVGLPEAAVRESKDRVRSAIINSGFQFPTKRLTINLAPADLPKDGSRLDLPIALGILIASGQLAENSTEGFEFIGELALDGHLRPISGALTIAMACQQAQHRLLLPTANLDEANQLPEFEVYAANHLQAVCAHFSGNYQIQAAPQRTTAAASYYQFDLADVKGQLRPRRALEIAAAGGHSLLFKGPPGTGKTLLASRLPSILPPLNARENLEVASIYSVANAPHTFGQRPFRAPHHTASAIALVGGGSQPKPGEITLAHLGVLFLDELPEFDRKVLEVLRQPLESKEIVISRAARQMTFPANFQFIAAMNPCPCGYAFNQDSRCQCSPDSIQRYQNRISGPLLDRIDLHIDVPPLQAQELQDRSPTENSDTVRQRVIHAYEKQIQRQHCLNQALSPKLLEQHALLDDSSTKIIEMAQQRLNLSARAYHRVLRVARTIADLAESELISSSHITEALSYRGQQS; this is encoded by the coding sequence ATGTCTTTTGCCAAGATTTATACACGAGGCTTATTGGGGCTACATGCCCCGCAAATTGAAGTTGAAGTCCACATCAGTTCCGGCTTGCCTTCACTCACAATTGTCGGTTTACCCGAAGCAGCAGTACGCGAAAGTAAAGATCGTGTCCGTTCAGCCATCATTAATAGCGGTTTTCAGTTTCCAACCAAGCGCTTAACCATTAATTTAGCACCTGCAGATTTACCTAAAGATGGTTCCAGACTCGACTTACCGATTGCGCTCGGTATTCTGATTGCATCAGGTCAATTAGCCGAAAACAGCACTGAAGGTTTTGAATTTATTGGGGAACTGGCATTGGATGGACACTTGCGTCCCATTTCAGGAGCCTTAACCATTGCGATGGCCTGCCAACAGGCACAACATCGCTTATTACTGCCGACTGCAAATTTGGATGAAGCCAATCAGTTGCCAGAATTTGAAGTCTATGCAGCCAATCATCTACAAGCAGTTTGTGCACATTTTTCGGGCAATTACCAGATTCAAGCTGCACCACAAAGAACAACCGCGGCCGCCTCCTATTATCAATTTGATCTTGCCGATGTAAAAGGACAGCTCCGCCCGCGTCGTGCTTTGGAAATTGCTGCCGCAGGTGGGCACTCTTTATTATTTAAAGGACCGCCTGGCACTGGAAAGACCCTGTTGGCTTCACGGCTGCCCTCTATTTTGCCTCCGCTAAATGCACGTGAGAATCTTGAAGTCGCCAGTATCTACTCGGTTGCCAATGCACCCCATACGTTTGGACAACGACCTTTCCGAGCCCCGCACCATACTGCATCCGCAATTGCTTTGGTGGGCGGTGGTTCTCAACCAAAACCCGGCGAGATCACCTTAGCGCATTTAGGGGTGCTATTTTTGGATGAACTGCCCGAATTTGATCGCAAAGTACTGGAAGTCCTACGCCAACCACTGGAATCCAAAGAGATCGTGATTTCACGTGCAGCACGACAAATGACGTTCCCTGCAAACTTTCAGTTTATTGCAGCAATGAACCCCTGCCCATGTGGTTATGCCTTTAATCAGGATAGCCGTTGCCAATGTTCGCCAGACAGCATTCAACGTTATCAAAATCGAATTTCAGGGCCTTTATTAGACCGTATTGATTTGCACATTGATGTGCCGCCCTTACAGGCACAAGAATTACAGGATCGAAGCCCAACCGAAAACTCTGACACGGTACGACAACGCGTCATCCATGCGTATGAAAAACAAATCCAAAGACAACATTGTTTAAATCAGGCGCTCTCTCCCAAATTATTGGAACAGCATGCCTTGTTAGATGACAGCTCAACCAAAATCATTGAAATGGCACAACAGCGACTCAACCTTTCTGCTCGTGCCTATCATCGAGTGTTAAGAGTGGCTCGAACCATTGCAGATCTAGCCGAAAGCGAACTCATCAGTAGCAGCCATATCACTGAAGCCTTGTCCTATCGCGGTCAGCAAAGCTAA
- a CDS encoding accessory factor UbiK family protein, giving the protein MIETLLQAILQQVDQPKKDLEKNLRALLNESIEKLDLVSKQELDRQRTALNTANQRLSELQQQMKILEEIVQNKK; this is encoded by the coding sequence ATGATTGAGACTCTTTTACAGGCAATTTTGCAGCAAGTTGATCAACCTAAAAAAGATTTAGAAAAAAACTTACGTGCCTTATTGAATGAAAGCATCGAAAAACTAGACCTTGTCTCTAAGCAAGAACTCGACCGTCAAAGAACTGCACTGAATACAGCCAATCAGCGCCTCTCTGAGCTGCAACAGCAGATGAAAATTTTAGAAGAAATCGTTCAGAACAAAAAATAA
- the glnK gene encoding P-II family nitrogen regulator, with protein sequence MKLVTAIVKPFKLDDVREALSEIGVQGITVTEVKGFGRQKGHTELYRGAEYVVDFLPKVKIEIAISDEMVDAVIESITRVASTGKIGDGKIFVTNLEQVIRIRTGETGPDAV encoded by the coding sequence ATGAAGCTTGTAACTGCAATTGTAAAACCATTCAAATTGGATGATGTGCGCGAAGCACTCTCTGAAATTGGTGTTCAAGGGATTACCGTAACCGAAGTCAAAGGTTTCGGACGTCAAAAAGGGCATACAGAACTGTATCGTGGCGCAGAGTATGTGGTTGATTTCTTACCGAAAGTGAAGATTGAGATTGCAATTAGTGATGAAATGGTTGATGCCGTCATTGAATCGATTACTCGTGTCGCAAGCACAGGCAAAATTGGTGATGGAAAAATCTTTGTCACGAATTTAGAGCAAGTGATCCGTATCCGTACGGGTGAAACTGGGCCAGATGCTGTCTAA
- a CDS encoding ammonium transporter, translated as MKKMLMALSLSGALLGGSAVVWAEDAASTPATEQTVAVVADTGAATTEVVAVEAPAAEEAAPAATATVDTGDTAWVLVSTALVLLMTIPGLALFYGGMVRKKNVLSTMMFSLSAAILVSLIWVIAGYSLAFSGTGAYVGDLGKALLNGVAFDALSGTIPESLFVVFQMTFAIITVAIISGSIADRMKYSAFMAFIAVWVILVYAPITHWVWAADGWLFKAGALDFAGGTVVHINAGVAGLVAAYMLGKRTGLGRESMAPHNLTLTVIGASLIWVGWFGFNGGSALGAGARASMAILVTQVAAAAAAFSWLIVERLIRGKASVLGGASGAVAGLVVITPAAGFVGVGGALIMGLIGGVVCFWGITALKRLLKADDALDAFGLHAVGGIVGAILTGIFYSDEIIKAANVALAPTFAGQLWVQIEGVLATIAYSAIVTFIILKVIDLVIGIRVSADDERMGLDLSQHGERIE; from the coding sequence ATGAAAAAAATGCTTATGGCGCTCAGTCTATCTGGCGCACTCTTAGGTGGTTCAGCGGTGGTTTGGGCAGAAGATGCTGCATCAACCCCGGCAACTGAACAAACTGTAGCCGTAGTTGCAGATACTGGTGCTGCAACAACCGAAGTTGTTGCCGTTGAAGCACCTGCTGCTGAAGAGGCTGCTCCAGCTGCTACTGCGACAGTCGATACCGGCGATACTGCTTGGGTTCTTGTTTCAACAGCACTGGTTCTGTTGATGACTATTCCTGGTTTAGCGCTGTTCTATGGGGGTATGGTTCGTAAGAAAAACGTCCTCAGCACCATGATGTTCAGCCTTTCTGCTGCAATTTTAGTTAGCTTAATCTGGGTGATTGCAGGATACTCCTTAGCTTTCTCTGGTACAGGCGCTTATGTCGGCGACTTGGGCAAAGCACTGCTGAATGGCGTTGCATTTGATGCCTTGAGTGGCACTATTCCTGAAAGCTTATTTGTTGTTTTCCAAATGACCTTTGCCATCATTACCGTTGCAATTATCAGTGGTTCGATTGCGGATCGTATGAAATATTCAGCATTCATGGCATTTATCGCAGTTTGGGTGATCTTGGTGTATGCGCCAATCACTCACTGGGTCTGGGCAGCTGATGGCTGGTTATTCAAAGCAGGCGCATTAGACTTTGCAGGTGGTACCGTTGTGCATATCAACGCAGGTGTTGCAGGTTTGGTTGCAGCATACATGTTAGGCAAACGTACTGGCCTTGGCCGTGAATCGATGGCACCACATAACCTGACTTTAACTGTGATCGGTGCAAGCTTGATTTGGGTGGGTTGGTTCGGCTTTAACGGTGGTAGTGCTTTAGGTGCGGGTGCGCGTGCAAGTATGGCGATTTTGGTAACTCAAGTTGCTGCTGCCGCTGCTGCATTCTCTTGGCTGATTGTAGAACGTCTAATTCGTGGTAAAGCATCAGTACTCGGTGGTGCATCAGGTGCGGTTGCTGGTTTGGTTGTAATCACACCTGCTGCTGGTTTCGTCGGTGTTGGTGGTGCTTTGATCATGGGCTTAATTGGTGGTGTGGTCTGTTTCTGGGGTATTACTGCATTGAAACGCTTACTTAAAGCGGATGATGCCTTGGATGCATTTGGTTTACACGCAGTTGGTGGTATTGTCGGTGCGATTCTGACTGGAATCTTCTATAGCGATGAAATCATCAAAGCAGCGAATGTTGCACTAGCTCCGACTTTTGCTGGCCAATTGTGGGTACAAATTGAAGGTGTATTAGCAACAATCGCTTATAGTGCAATTGTGACCTTCATCATCCTGAAAGTGATTGATTTGGTGATTGGTATCCGTGTCAGCGCTGATGATGAACGTATGGGTCTTGACCTGAGCCAACATGGCGAACGTATCGAATAA
- the nrdR gene encoding transcriptional regulator NrdR, translating to MHCPFCNAADSKVIDSRLAAEGCQIRRRRECVICGERFTTFESYDVVMPRVIKSDGKNEPFDEAKLRRSLMHALQKRPVTQEQIETVLSDIQSQIRRLGERDVKSRTIGEIVMQALFALDHVAYVRFASVYQDFQDVEAFRHQIEQMQQRENEA from the coding sequence ATGCATTGTCCATTTTGTAACGCCGCTGATAGTAAAGTCATAGACTCGCGTTTGGCTGCCGAAGGCTGTCAGATTCGTCGTCGTCGTGAGTGTGTCATTTGTGGGGAGCGTTTTACCACCTTTGAAAGTTATGATGTGGTGATGCCACGAGTGATCAAATCTGACGGTAAAAATGAGCCTTTTGATGAGGCCAAACTGCGCCGTTCTCTCATGCATGCCTTGCAAAAACGTCCTGTTACGCAAGAACAAATTGAAACCGTACTCAGCGATATTCAATCGCAGATTCGTCGATTGGGCGAACGTGATGTCAAGTCTAGAACCATTGGCGAAATTGTGATGCAGGCTTTATTTGCACTGGATCATGTTGCTTATGTTCGATTTGCCTCGGTGTATCAAGATTTCCAAGATGTAGAAGCATTTCGCCATCAGATTGAGCAAATGCAACAACGTGAAAACGAAGCCTGA
- the ribD gene encoding bifunctional diaminohydroxyphosphoribosylaminopyrimidine deaminase/5-amino-6-(5-phosphoribosylamino)uracil reductase RibD, with amino-acid sequence MSELTQDHLSEHQYWMQQAIALARRGQYSTKPNPNVGCVIVKEGQLIGEGYHPKAGQPHAEVFALRQAGDNAHGATAYVTLEPCAHYGRTPPCAEALVKAQVKKVVVACSDPNPLVAGKGVQILQAAGIEVETGVCAETAKTLNMGFLKAMSTGLPYVRLKIASSLDGRTAMASGESKWITGTPARQDVQHWRAISGAVITGIQTVLADDCELNVRALDGVELSTVVQPKRIVLDRQGRLPLSAKILQNPETVMVMTPFRQELADIGVIQLPPQALNQLLQTLTQQYQIYDVLVEAGATLSTAFLQQGLVDEMISYVAPTLLGQSARAMFNAEFSQMAEQLRFELVDVTQLGQDIRLRLLPIQEMI; translated from the coding sequence ATGTCTGAACTCACCCAAGATCACTTATCTGAGCACCAGTACTGGATGCAACAAGCGATTGCCTTAGCTCGACGGGGGCAATATTCGACCAAACCGAATCCGAATGTCGGTTGCGTGATTGTCAAAGAGGGGCAATTGATTGGCGAGGGCTATCATCCCAAAGCAGGTCAACCGCATGCCGAAGTCTTTGCTTTGCGCCAAGCGGGTGACAATGCACACGGGGCTACTGCTTATGTGACGCTGGAACCTTGCGCACACTATGGTCGAACGCCGCCTTGTGCCGAGGCTTTGGTTAAGGCGCAAGTCAAGAAAGTGGTGGTGGCTTGTTCAGATCCAAATCCTTTGGTGGCAGGTAAAGGCGTCCAGATTTTACAAGCTGCAGGCATAGAGGTTGAAACGGGTGTTTGTGCTGAAACAGCAAAAACGCTCAACATGGGCTTTTTAAAAGCCATGTCAACTGGCCTGCCTTATGTGCGTTTAAAAATCGCCTCTAGCTTGGATGGTCGTACCGCTATGGCATCTGGGGAGTCAAAATGGATTACGGGTACGCCCGCCCGCCAAGATGTACAGCACTGGCGTGCCATTTCAGGTGCCGTCATTACTGGTATTCAAACGGTTTTGGCCGATGATTGTGAATTGAACGTACGTGCCTTAGACGGGGTTGAGCTGAGCACGGTGGTTCAACCCAAACGGATTGTGCTGGACCGCCAAGGACGACTTCCGCTGAGCGCCAAGATTTTACAAAATCCCGAAACTGTCATGGTGATGACACCATTTCGTCAAGAACTTGCAGATATAGGCGTGATACAATTGCCACCGCAAGCTTTAAATCAATTATTGCAGACCTTAACTCAACAGTACCAAATTTATGATGTATTGGTTGAGGCTGGTGCAACCTTATCGACTGCCTTTTTACAGCAAGGTTTGGTTGATGAAATGATTAGTTATGTTGCACCCACTTTACTCGGCCAATCTGCCCGTGCGATGTTCAATGCTGAATTTAGCCAAATGGCAGAGCAACTGCGTTTTGAGTTGGTCGATGTAACCCAACTTGGGCAAGACATTCGCCTAAGATTGCTCCCTATCCAAGAGATGATATGA
- a CDS encoding DNA adenine methylase: protein MNPEPSVYHKRRHAARTTDEYLFHQLVPYLGNKRRLLHLILEALEITGTLNSKKKNPPIFADFFAGSGVVSRLARQNGYRVIANDWEPYSHALNHAILACVDAPAFKELGGYQKAIDYLNRLPEVKGWVTHNLCPRNDDVYDPARDRLFFKRRNGMRIDAIRQQIATWQAQGAINDVEMSALLAPLLYSASFVSNTSGVFKSFHQGWGGRTQTALERIESLLWLTPSRFCEIGDPKRPAAEMWCVDAQHLANQMSGFEVDVAYLDPPYNQHAYSSNYHVLNALTLWDQVDLPSPDTKGFKSGIDRAWRKERPSPYNSSKYAKEAYEKLLETINARYILTSYSTDGNIEPKDLLTANLKRGKVTLLTQDVPRYRVSKQRQSDRARVLEFIVITDTHAKSGPPLRQLLGQLYHFAELGGVDTTGNSTQLALW from the coding sequence ATGAATCCAGAACCATCGGTTTATCACAAACGTCGTCATGCCGCACGTACGACTGATGAATATCTTTTTCATCAGTTAGTGCCTTATCTGGGCAATAAGCGTCGACTGCTTCATCTGATTTTAGAAGCACTTGAGATTACAGGCACACTGAACAGCAAAAAAAAGAATCCACCGATTTTCGCGGATTTCTTTGCAGGGAGTGGTGTTGTCTCGCGTTTGGCACGTCAGAATGGTTATCGTGTGATTGCCAATGACTGGGAACCGTATAGCCATGCACTCAACCATGCCATTTTGGCCTGTGTAGATGCACCTGCTTTTAAAGAATTGGGTGGTTATCAAAAAGCCATTGATTATCTGAACCGTTTGCCTGAAGTGAAAGGCTGGGTCACGCATAATTTATGTCCACGCAATGATGATGTTTATGATCCTGCCCGTGACCGTTTGTTCTTCAAACGCCGTAACGGCATGCGTATTGATGCGATCCGTCAGCAGATTGCAACATGGCAGGCACAGGGCGCAATCAATGATGTGGAAATGAGTGCTTTGTTGGCACCACTGCTGTATTCGGCAAGCTTTGTCAGCAATACCAGTGGGGTCTTTAAAAGCTTCCATCAAGGCTGGGGGGGACGTACCCAAACGGCGCTAGAACGAATTGAATCGCTCTTGTGGCTGACACCGAGTCGCTTCTGTGAAATAGGTGATCCTAAACGTCCTGCTGCTGAAATGTGGTGTGTGGATGCGCAGCATCTTGCTAATCAAATGAGTGGTTTTGAGGTCGATGTGGCCTATCTAGACCCGCCGTATAACCAACATGCGTATAGCAGTAATTATCATGTATTAAATGCGCTGACTCTATGGGATCAAGTGGATTTGCCTTCACCCGATACCAAAGGCTTTAAGAGCGGGATTGATCGGGCATGGCGTAAAGAGCGCCCAAGTCCTTATAACTCGTCAAAATATGCCAAAGAAGCCTATGAGAAGTTATTAGAAACCATTAATGCGCGCTATATTTTGACCAGTTATTCAACGGATGGAAATATTGAGCCGAAAGACTTGCTGACTGCCAATTTAAAGCGGGGCAAAGTGACTTTATTGACTCAAGATGTTCCGCGTTATCGGGTGAGTAAACAGCGTCAATCAGATCGTGCACGTGTACTTGAGTTTATCGTGATTACCGATACCCATGCCAAGTCTGGTCCGCCATTACGACAGTTGCTTGGGCAGTTATATCACTTTGCCGAATTGGGTGGTGTCGATACTACCGGCAACAGTACTCAACTGGCCCTCTGGTAG
- a CDS encoding MIP/aquaporin family protein, producing the protein MSRSEPTLLGQCVAEFFATAIFLSFGIGVVAALKLAGASLGLWEISIVWGLAVALAVYLSAGISGAHLNPAVTIALALFAGFDKRKVPFYIIAQVAGAATGALLVYGLYSNLFVDYEQTHHMVRGSVESLELAGIFSTYPHHLLSIGQAFMVEMFITMLLLWLIMAIGDDSNGLPRGALAPILVGLLVAVIGASFGPLTGFAMNPARDFGPKIVAYFSGWGPVAFTGGRDIPYFIVPIIAPIVGACLGVLGYKLFFSHFLLNQKVEVKATAEKQVSEMQ; encoded by the coding sequence ATGAGTCGCTCGGAACCCACCTTATTGGGGCAATGTGTAGCTGAATTTTTTGCTACCGCAATTTTTTTATCATTTGGTATTGGTGTGGTGGCTGCACTTAAACTGGCAGGGGCGAGTTTAGGTTTGTGGGAAATCAGTATTGTCTGGGGTTTGGCTGTTGCCTTGGCGGTGTATTTATCGGCCGGGATCTCTGGTGCTCATCTCAACCCTGCGGTGACCATCGCATTGGCACTTTTTGCTGGTTTTGATAAACGTAAAGTCCCGTTCTATATTATTGCTCAAGTGGCTGGTGCGGCAACAGGTGCACTGCTGGTATATGGGTTATATAGCAATTTATTTGTGGATTATGAACAGACTCATCACATGGTACGTGGCAGTGTCGAAAGCCTGGAACTAGCAGGGATTTTCTCGACCTATCCACATCATTTACTCTCGATTGGGCAGGCTTTTATGGTGGAAATGTTTATCACCATGTTGTTGCTCTGGTTGATTATGGCGATTGGAGATGACAGCAATGGCTTGCCACGCGGTGCTTTGGCACCGATCTTGGTGGGTTTGTTGGTGGCCGTGATTGGTGCTTCTTTTGGTCCGTTGACGGGCTTTGCCATGAATCCTGCACGTGATTTTGGCCCTAAAATTGTGGCTTATTTCTCTGGCTGGGGGCCTGTTGCATTTACAGGCGGTCGTGATATTCCATATTTTATTGTCCCGATTATTGCACCGATCGTGGGCGCTTGCTTAGGCGTACTCGGCTATAAACTATTCTTTAGCCATTTCTTGCTGAATCAAAAAGTCGAAGTCAAAGCGACTGCTGAAAAACAAGTGTCTGAAATGCAATAA
- a CDS encoding riboflavin synthase: MFTGIIESLGKVESLQSVGGDVRLRIQTDLDMSDVHLGDSIATNGICLTVIEWGENWYAADVSRESLNRTTLGQWKVGQAVNVEKAMLPTTRFGGHIVSGHVDGLGEITLVRHDARSLYFEVTAPAELAKYLAEKGSVTVDGISLTINHLRGNILSLNLIPHTAERTNIGTWQVGSKVNLEVDVLARYIERLLLGDKAAEQKSESNISMAFLAENGFLK; the protein is encoded by the coding sequence ATGTTTACAGGCATTATTGAAAGTTTAGGTAAGGTTGAGAGCCTACAAAGTGTAGGTGGTGACGTTCGTTTGCGTATTCAAACTGATTTGGATATGTCTGATGTGCATTTGGGTGATTCGATTGCCACCAACGGGATCTGTCTGACCGTGATTGAATGGGGCGAGAATTGGTACGCAGCTGATGTTTCGCGGGAGAGTTTAAACCGAACGACGTTGGGTCAATGGAAAGTTGGCCAAGCTGTCAATGTTGAAAAAGCGATGCTGCCAACTACACGTTTTGGTGGGCATATTGTCAGTGGTCATGTCGATGGTTTAGGTGAAATCACTTTAGTACGCCATGATGCACGTTCACTGTATTTTGAAGTGACTGCACCTGCTGAGTTAGCCAAATATTTGGCAGAAAAAGGCTCAGTCACAGTCGATGGGATTAGTCTGACCATTAACCATTTGCGTGGCAATATTTTAAGCTTGAATTTAATTCCACATACTGCGGAACGTACCAATATCGGCACGTGGCAAGTCGGCAGTAAAGTCAATTTGGAAGTGGATGTACTGGCGCGTTATATCGAGCGTTTATTGTTAGGTGACAAGGCTGCAGAACAAAAATCCGAATCAAATATCAGTATGGCTTTTTTAGCTGAAAATGGTTTTTTAAAATAA
- a CDS encoding DNA polymerase III subunit chi, protein MAQISFYLFENSTERQVESACRLCRKILNQHPHIWWYCADSDLQTELDELLWKFDPTSFIPHGIDQATSPVCISAELPPSHDWIVFNFNNHALEQTQDFRHIIEIIENNEAAKQIGREKFKMYRRLGIEPRTFKL, encoded by the coding sequence ATGGCGCAAATCAGCTTTTATCTCTTTGAAAATAGTACCGAACGGCAAGTCGAAAGTGCTTGCCGTTTATGCCGAAAAATTCTGAATCAGCATCCTCATATCTGGTGGTATTGTGCAGATTCAGACTTGCAAACTGAACTGGACGAGCTGCTTTGGAAATTTGATCCCACCAGTTTTATCCCACATGGGATCGACCAAGCGACAAGTCCGGTGTGTATTTCGGCAGAACTTCCCCCATCCCATGATTGGATCGTGTTTAATTTTAACAATCATGCACTTGAACAAACTCAAGATTTTCGCCACATTATCGAGATTATTGAAAATAATGAAGCCGCGAAACAAATCGGGCGGGAAAAATTTAAAATGTATCGTCGTTTAGGCATTGAACCTCGAACCTTTAAATTATAA